A stretch of the Acyrthosiphon pisum isolate AL4f chromosome A2, pea_aphid_22Mar2018_4r6ur, whole genome shotgun sequence genome encodes the following:
- the LOC107884834 gene encoding uncharacterized protein LOC107884834 gives MNYENKDPSRIYVFNKNPPGKNVGIYRKKNLIDLYKNIIKNEPDLKFSKLARRLSQETGIGYITVKKTVREYLGGQPITQKIKQYGPPENEKIGTFEKCKILQKIHSFWLRQKIPTSKNILLAINADPGLPSLNFTSLEKVFKDLRIKYTRCIHQTRALTETEDIVLWRRKYIEDIRRYRNEGRTIYYLEETWVNVGGYSSKELWTDIESPRKGKQIIVVHIGSVEGFVEGGLLCFESKNDTSNYHDHMNEDIFYDWFCGILPLLKENSVIVFDNASHYKVKNHVPNTSWNKGCILKWFEGKGIKFDTPLKKVQLIEKVNEIRIIFDNYKRSVQEAINHNKAVLRLPPYHCQLSPMQLAWEVVINHVKIKNCTSSKLDDVHQLFNDGVKLVTTEMLAGYVNSSIAYEDKLWNLDIITDSILNSMIYQ, from the coding sequence aatgtgggtatctatagaaaaaaaaatttaatagatttgtacaaaaacataattaaaaatgaacccGATCTCAAATTCTCAAAACTAGCGAGAAGATTATCACAAGAAACTGGAATTGGCTatataacagttaaaaaaactGTTCGAGAATATTTGGGTGGACAACcaataacacaaaaaataaaacaatatggaCCAccggaaaatgaaaaaattggcACTTTCGAGAAATGTAAAATTCTCCAAAAAATTCATAGTTTTTGGTTAAGACAAAAAATACcaacttcaaaaaatatattactcgcCATTAATGCTGATCCGGGTCTTCCATCACTAAACTTTACCTCATTAGAAAAAGTGTTTAAAGACCTACGTATTAAATATACGAGATGCATTCATCAGACGCGTGCTCTTACGGAAACAGAAGATATTGTACTATGGCGTCGTAAATATATAGAAGATATACGGCGCTACCGAAATGAAGGTAGAACTATTTACTATTTGGAAGAGACATGGGTTAACGTCGGGGGATATTCATCCAAAGAATTATGGACCGATATAGAATCTCCGAGAAAAGGCAAACAGATAATTGTCGTGCATATTGGATCGGTCGAAGGTTTCGTGGAGGGGGGTCTGCTATGCTTTGAGTCGAAAAACGATACGTCCAACTACCATGACCATATGAATGAAGACATATTTTATGACTGGTTCTGTGGTATATTACCTTTACTCAAGGAGAACTCCGTTATAGTTTTTGACAACGCGTCACACTATAAGGTAAAAAATCACGTACCCAATACGTCTTGGAATAAgggttgtattttaaaatggtttgaAGGTAAAGGCATAAAATTCGATACGCCACTGAAGAAGGttcaattaattgaaaaagtGAATGAGATAAGAATTATCTTTGACAACTATAAAAGAAGTGTACAAGAagcaataaatcataataaagcTGTTCTACGTTTACCTCCGTACCACTGTCAATTAAGTCCAATGCAGTTAGCATGGGAGGTTGTTATCAACCacgtgaaaattaaaaactgtacgAGTTCTAAGCTGGACGATGTACATCAACTATTTAATGATGGGGTTAAACTAGTAACGACCGAGATGTTGGCCGGTTACGTAAATTCCTCAATTGCGTATGAAGACAAACTTTGGAACCTGGATATCATTACCGATagtattttgaattcaatgatatatcagtag